The following is a genomic window from Bacteroidales bacterium.
CGCTTCATTAATGTACCCTGTCAATGCAGGTTTAATATCTTTCAGCTTAATAAAATCAGATTCCATGATTCAATTATCACTATAACAATTAATTACTAAAGGTATTAAAATTACTAAAATTGTAACAATTAATTATTTTAAACATAACATTTAAAAAGCTAATTTTGCTGATATCGGAACTTAAAGCTTTAAAAATGGGTAAAATAACAAGGGGTCAGAGAATAGGTATACTAACAGCCGGCGGCGATTGTCCGGGAATAAACGCTGCAATACGCGGTGTTGGAAAAACAGCCATAGTGAAATACGGGATGAAGCTGGTTGGAATCAGCGACGGCTTTTCAGGTATGATTCATAAAGAATACCGCGATCTTACGGAGCACGATCTTTCAGGCATACTGACAGTTGGCGGAACAATACTGGGGACTTCAAGAGAGAAACCATTCAAGAGCAGCGGCAAAGGCAAGAATGAGATAAGCAAGCCTGTATTAATAAAGGAACATTACGAGCAGATGGGTCTCGACTGCCTGGTCTGTATCGGAGGCAACGGAACAATAAAGACGGCTAACCTCTTGTCGCAGGAAGGTTTAAACGTCATCGGAATTCCAAAAACAATTGATAATGATGTCTGGGGAACCGATCTTACCTTCGGATTCGATTCAGCTGTAAATATAGCTACAGAAGCAATAGACCGCCTTCACTCTACCGCTAACTCCCATAAGAGAATTATGATTATTGAGGTAATGGGACACAATGCCGGATGGATAGCTCTCTATTCAGGTATTGCAGGGGGCGGCGACGTAATACTTATTCCTGAAATAGAATATAAGGAAGAGAAGATTGCTGAGTATCTGCTCCATCGTGTTGAAGAGAATAAACCCTATTCAATCGTCGTCGTGGCAGAAGGTATAAAAAGCGCAATTAAAGATAGCTGTTCATCTGCGCAATCGCTGAGCAAAAGAATAAATGCTATTACAGGACTGGAAACCAGGGAGACAGTACTTGGTTATATTCAGAGAGGCGGAACACCCTCGCCAATGGACAGAGTGCTTGCAACAAGGTATGGCACGGCGGCTGCTGACCTGATTGCCGAACGTGATTTTGGAAAGATGGTAGCACTAAAAAATAACAGGATCGAATCAGTTCCTCTCTCTGAGGTATCCGGAAAATTAAAACTTGTTGCTCCAAACGATCCTATGGTAATCCAGGCTCAGAATATGGGAACAAGTTTCGGTATATGATTGTTTATCTGATATGAAGAAGTTGATTTTTGTACGGCACGGAAGAGCAGAAGATCCCTCTTCAGATTTTTCTGACTTTCAAAGATCGCTGACCCCAAAAGGAAAAAGCATTGCTAAACTGATGGCGAAGAAGCTCTCGGAAGAAGAAGATAATCCGGGAATTCTGGTAACAAGTACTGCTTTCAGAGCACTTGAAACAGCAATTATCTTCGGCGAAGTGCTGGGAATTAAACCTGAGAAGATAGTTCCTGATACAAACATCTATTATAAAATGAGTTTCAATTATCTTATGGATCTTCTTTCCAGGACAGAAAACGAGACTGATACTATTATCCTGTTTGGGCACAATCCCTCATTTTCAGAATTACCTGACAGTCTCAGCAAAGAAGGTTGCGATTTTATGCCAAAATGCGGTATCGCCGGAATCTCATTCAACATTAAAAATTGGTCAGAAATAAAGCTGGGTACCGGTAAACTGGAATATTTTCTTAAACCTGAAAAAGTATTA
Proteins encoded in this region:
- a CDS encoding 6-phosphofructokinase, which encodes MGKITRGQRIGILTAGGDCPGINAAIRGVGKTAIVKYGMKLVGISDGFSGMIHKEYRDLTEHDLSGILTVGGTILGTSREKPFKSSGKGKNEISKPVLIKEHYEQMGLDCLVCIGGNGTIKTANLLSQEGLNVIGIPKTIDNDVWGTDLTFGFDSAVNIATEAIDRLHSTANSHKRIMIIEVMGHNAGWIALYSGIAGGGDVILIPEIEYKEEKIAEYLLHRVEENKPYSIVVVAEGIKSAIKDSCSSAQSLSKRINAITGLETRETVLGYIQRGGTPSPMDRVLATRYGTAAADLIAERDFGKMVALKNNRIESVPLSEVSGKLKLVAPNDPMVIQAQNMGTSFGI
- a CDS encoding histidine phosphatase family protein translates to MKKLIFVRHGRAEDPSSDFSDFQRSLTPKGKSIAKLMAKKLSEEEDNPGILVTSTAFRALETAIIFGEVLGIKPEKIVPDTNIYYKMSFNYLMDLLSRTENETDTIILFGHNPSFSELPDSLSKEGCDFMPKCGIAGISFNIKNWSEIKLGTGKLEYFLKPEKVL